The window agagTAAAGGGAATAtctaaggtttactcgggtaattccgattCGGGTAATTCGGGTAATGTCGAAAACTgtaattcagatgaaaatcacccttaattccatcataataaaagtcccctttcggaattatccgacattcggtattacccgaatacaccttaagccaaattagccccggatttttgacgcgccgccactgcaaaGTAACacaacagaataaataatagtactaggtacagaagactcactctctaacaaaacgcgtctgtcacgatcatcacagatatggccgctaggtggcgacagcgccacgcgcggcttatggcaaaccccaaaattggggccaaacggatgtacttttagctacctgtagcaaagcgatgaaatcgcggagtgagccacgcctggtaacaCTAACAAATTGGCATGAATTACTACATAAATGAATGTTTACTTGCATGTTTAATAATGATACACAAGGTTAGACATCATCAGACATTTCGGACATGAAACAAatccttatacaaagattacaAACAGATGTGTTAAATGGCAATGTAATAATAAGATTTGCAATatgatacagtcagcagcagaaaatCAGTAGCTTCAAATGATTCACCTACTCTTATTCCCCTTATAATAGTAGCATTAATTACAGTACACAACACACTAAACAAACACTTCCATGCACACTCTGCACATGGGCAGGGGTGCGaatctcctgacttcggccaaactcggctccgcttagctcagcattgctcagagcaatttttagggttggcaccacttgacttccttttgcgtgcacaaccacagataagataatcacttgaattttgacaaccctaaatagccgaaagggatagtgtcatgtattaaaaagggatagcatgattcgaccctgaaccgctgtcaaacttcggttttgtaggaagtttcctttctgtacggtagtactattatttattctgtgacatggGGCTATCTGTTTATATGCTATCTGTCTGTATTGTAGCAAAAGAGGAAACAACAAAACTAGACTGTAAACAGGTAAAAGTATGTACAGGAACAAATACCTATTCAAGGACTCCGTGTACAGTAAAGGAGGCACTTAGCAACCTGAAAACACTGGTTAGCTTTATTTAGCTGGGGTGGTTAGAGTACGCTACCTcatttttcatgcaaaatacaaaaatatgcaATTAATCCACAGAAAGAGGACTGTCCTCAGGGGAAAAGATCTTAGCACCATGGCCTTAGCCACGGAATGTAGGTTGCAGATGATCATTATGAAATTACTAAATATCTTTAATTATAAGACATTACAATTCTTATAAGAATTTTAAAATGTTTCAGTATAATACTATCATGGGTTTTACCCTGGTAATGGCATGGGTCTTATAACTTCAATATGACTTTCAATAGTTATATGAGTCAAAGAAATACTGTAGGGATTCCCAGATTCAGATTTTATGATTCAACCTTGTCCTAGATTTAAACTCAGAATCAAGAATCTATAAAGTAGTCTAGAATCAAATTGATCTATTCTTTCTAAGCCAGAATGACTATATTATATTGGGTAGCCTGGTTCCACTTCCATAACAATCAACTTCCTGGTTGTCAAAGGAACTGGTACAGACTTGTTGCTGGCTACAAAGATACTAGTATCTATGTGGTTCAGTGATACACTGAGGTCAGTGACTAATGCAGGGTGATGTTCAGTAAAGAGTGGTAGTTACCTGAGCGTTTTTCCCATGTCTCGGGTTGGCCATGGCGTGCGGCGCCGGCAGCGGCTTGCTCGCCCACACCGAGTCTGCGGCGCGCGCGGTTCGCGTCTCCAACATCTGAGTCCCTGGCGAGCCCTGCTGCTAGCGCTCCTTCCCTTCACTGATGCATCTCCACCTCCACTGCCACTGCACCGACCATTACCACTGCACAACACCGCACGCGATCGATCGCCCGCGTGAATACGCCGCAAAAACAAACTATTGTTTATTGTAGGACGTGCGAAACCGATCGGAAGCTGTCGCCCGATGAACGCACAGGTGACATACAGGAAGAGGGTTTAAGACGTTTTGCGACACGAGTCTATATTTTGGTTGAATTTAACGATTGCCCCGTTAGTCTATACGTTAATTCTAAGTAGAATTTTCTTATAAAacgataaattaaataatttatcgaGAAAATTTCACATCAGTCGGTGGGGCAACGATGGATGAATCAATAGACAAGAAAAGATTTTTTATCGCAATTTTTCTCTCAACTACCATTGACAAAATGCagcacttttgttttttttagaaaGTGTAGAAAGTTGTTTGACTCGTGTGGACTTgtgtaaaattaatattttatgataACGTTTGATAGTGagtactataattttattttactgtctTTACCTTGTTTTCAGCATATCTTAATTTTGATTGAAAACAAGAATTTCAAAACGAGGCGGTTTTGTTGTTGACCTGAACGATTTATGTCCGCTGTCATTATCTTCAAccattttacattttatttggcTGTGTTGTGTCGTGAGGTACAGACGCGTAATATTGTAGTGCAGTGTAGTGAGTTTTCCCAAATAATTACATGGCTTCAAGTCAGTGATAGTTTGAAATCGTCATGTCTGATTCGGAGGGCAGTAATTACTCCGGGAGCGGTTCGGAGGCTGGTAGCGTGGTGTCGAACCGTTCCAGGCGGAGTGCCGCGTCGAATAGGTCTGCGAGGTCTCGCTCGGTGTCCCGCTCTCGGTCCCGCTCGGGGAGCCGCACGCCGAGCCGGAGCCCGAGCCGCTCGCGCTCCTGCTCCCGGTCGCCTTCGCGTTCACGATCGCGCTCACGATCAAGGTAAAACCATAATTTTAGTAGCTGTTTATCTTCCTATAACGTCCTACattattaaatttgtaagtGTAATTCTGTACTCTTTTTATTTGTGCTGCAACTCTACTTGCCACGCAGTGATGCAGATTTACAATCTGTTACACTTACATCTAAGTTTAAATTAGATTAGACCTAATTATAATGTTAATGTTACAGGAGTAGGTCTGCCGGGTCTGGAGGCAGCCGTAACCGAGACAACGAGGCCAAGGAGGCTTCTGGTGATGAAGAAGTTGAGGTCAGTATTAGAAACCCTTCTATATTAAATCTTAtatgcaaatataaatacagTGGGGGCATTGTTGATATATACTAAAGAAGCCATTTTATCATTCCTTGTTTCTATTTCCATAATGGCTTTTGTATTAAAGTGCACTTGTGTTGATTATGTGCATAGtgtaaaccagcggtcggcaacaggcaGCCCGCAAACCCCCCTGGCCGTTTTTATATGTAATATTgtcaatgtctgataaagtcacacataTTAACGAAGTGCAGCCCGTATCAACTtccttaactactatgtggccctagGCTGCTGAAAGGTTGGCAACCGATGCTCTATACTATATATTTTCAACAACTAATTCCTTGTAATTCTAGGATGAGGAAGAGCCAGAAGGCGAGGACCTTGTGGACTCGGAAGAGTATGACGAAGATGAAGAAGAGGCACGGCACAGGAAGAAACGGAAGAAGGACAGTCGCTATGGAGGCTTCATCATTGATGAGGCTGAGGTAACTTTCCGCTGTTCTTTCTGTAATCACTAATCTAAAGGTTGGTTGCATAAGTGCAACTGCAACTCGTAGTTTATCATCATCTTGTAGTGCAATCCATGAACCCATGTCATACTTAGTTAATGTTCTGTAAAATTTATTGCATAATGATTACATATGCATCATGCACCGAGTCCCAAGTATGTTATCACATTCAGTGCCAGGCAAGCTACACGCTACTAACGTTCCCGACAACACGGAAAAACCGTAGGTAGAGGAAAGTGCCTGTGAACAAAAAACTGAATTTTTGTCAAGATCAAAACTGAGGGTTCAGAAACCTAGTCTTTGTCCAAAACAtggttaaaatattataatagtagTAAAAAATGTTATCAGTAAAAAAATTTCAACTCTACCATTTTTACTGTTTTTACTAATGCAGCCCCAAGTTTTGACTCATAGAACTGAAGTTTAGCAGTGTCCTAATCCTAACTAAAGACAACATTCATCAGCTCTACTAATGAGCTTGAATGGTAAATGCAACTtaattgcataataaaataaaaaaatgccatTTAATTGTGCCAAAGTTATTCGCAAATATTTGTAGGTACTGCAACAAACATCTAGAGTTCACAAACTTGTCAGGACAGCCAACTGCAGTAAAAATCCTACTAAGgaatttcaaatattgtttgcGGAGTGGCCAAGCAAAGCAATACATAAACCTGCTTCTCTCTTTGTAGGTAGATGATGAAGTCGAAGAAGATGACGAATGGGAAGAGGGAGCCCAAGAGATGGGCATCGTCGGCAACGAGGTGGACGAGATGGGGCCCACGGCCCGAGAGATTGAAGGCCGGCGTCGCGGCACCAACCTCTGGGACACACAGAAGGCTGAGAAGATTGAGGAGTACTTCCGCAACAAGTATGCCGATGAATCCGTTGCGTTGAGACACTTTGGTGAAGGTGGCGAGGAAATGTCTGATGAAATCACACAGCAGACTCTCTTACCAGGCATTAAAGACCCTAATCTATGGATGGTAAAATGCAGAATTGGTGAAGAAAAAGCCACAGTGTTGCTCCTTATGAGAAAGTTCATTGCTTATCAGTTTTCTGAAGAACCATTCCAAATCAAATCCGTTGTCGCTCCAGAAGGCGTGAAAGGGTATATTTACATTGAGGCGTACAAGCAAACTCATGTGAAAGCGCTTATTAATAATGTGGGGACGCTTAGGATGGGTATTTGGAAACAGGACATGGTTCCCATTAAGGAAATGACAGATGTATTGAGAGTAGTGAAGGAACAGTCAGGATTGAAATCCAAGCAATGGGTAAGGTTGAAGAGAGGTTTATACAAAGATGATATAGCTCAGGTGGACTATGTGGATCTGGCTCAGAACCAAGTGCATCTCAAACTGCTCCCTAGAATAGACTACACTAGACTGCGAGGAGCTTTAAGAACAGTTCAGAGTGAGAGTGAAGCAGCAAAACGTAAGAAGAAGAAACGCCCCGCTGCCAAACCATTCGACCCCGAAGCCATTAGAGCTATCGGCGGCGAAGTCACGTCTGACGGCGACTTCTTACTATTTGAAGGCAACAGATACTCCAGAAAAGGCTTCCTTTATAAAAACTTTACGATGTCAGCCATATTGGCTGAAGGTGTTAAGCCGACTTTGATGGAATTGGAAAGATTTGAAGAGCAGCCAGAAGGAATAGATATCGAGCTTGCAGCGCCTGCCAAAGATGATCCGACAAGTCTGCACTCTTTCTCTATGGGTGACAATGTTGAAGTGTGCTCTGGTGATCTGGCTAACTTGCAAGCTAGGATTATAGCTATAGATGGCTCTATGATCACCGTCATGCCTAAACACGATGCTCTGAAAGACCCTCTCGTCTTCAAACCTAATGAGTTAAGAAAGTACTTCAAGCAGGGTGATCACGTAAAGGTTTTAGCTGGTCGATATGAAGGCGACACTGGTCTCATCGTCAGAGTAGAACCTCACAGAGTTGTATTAGTCTCAGATTTGACTATGCATGAGCTGGAAGTGTTACCAAGAGATCTCCAGCTTTGCTCGGATATGGCGACCGGTGTCGATTCCCTTGGACAGTTCCAATGGGGCGATATGGTCCAATTAGATCCACAGACCGTTGGAGTCATAGTTCGACTAGAAAAGGAGAATTTCCACGTCTTAGGCATGCAAGGGAAAGTGATTGAATGTAAGCCTCAAGCTTTGCAGAAAAGACGCGAAAATCGCTTCACAAAAGCGTTAGATTCCGAGCAAAACACGATACAGAAGAAAGATATAGTGAAAGTTATTGACGGACCACACGCAGGTCGCAATGGAGAGATTAAACATCTGTATAGAAATTTCGCTTTTCTGCAGTCGAGAATGTACTTAGATAACGGTGGTATATTCGTATGTAAGACTCGACATCTTCAGCTAGCCGGTGGTAACAAAAATCCATCAGCTACTAACCAATTATCGCTTGGGTTTATGTCTCCTCGCATTCAATCTCCAATGCATCCTTCTGGCAGAGGTGGGGCTACGCCTAGAGGCAGAGGTCGCGGTGCGGGTCGAGGCGGAGGCGTCACCAGAGACAGAGAGCTCATCGGACAAACCATCAAAATCACTGGAGGACCATACAAAGGCAACGTCGGTATCGTTAAAGATGCCACAGGAAGTACAGCCAGAGTCGAACTCCACTCCGCTTGTCAAACTATCTCAGTCGACCGGAGTCACATTGCGAACGTCGGAGCTCCTTCCAAAGACGGTTCCTCGTCCTTCTACAGCCGTACCCCCGGCCGGACGCCGACGGCCGCCGGCGCAGCCACGCCCACGTACCGCGACACCGGCCTCAAGACTCCCATGCACGGCTCCCAGACACCTATATACGATGTCGGGAACCGTACGCCTCACTACGGCTCGGCGACGCCTTCCCACGACGGGTCGCGTACGCCCGCTCACGGTGCCTGGGATCCCGCGGCGGCCGCCACTCCGGCTAGGACCGACTTTGACTACGGTCTCGATGAATCCCCGGCTTCATATCCCGCTCCGTACGCAGCGGGGCCGTTCACGCCTCAAACCCCGGGCACGATGTACGGGTCGGACCACAGCTACAGCCCGTACCAGCCGTCGCCGTCGCCGGCAGGGTACGCGGCGGGTTATTTGGGTACGCCGTCGCCGGCCGGGTATTCGCCGAGAAGCCCGTTCGCCGGAGAGGCGGCCGGAGACTGGCACACCACAGAGGTGAGttagatttaaaaaatatatatactacgaaaatgtattttctcaTTAAGATTTTTAGCGTGTCAAAAAAATGCAATCCTTGTGATCTTGTTACCCTCGATTAGTTTTGCCATGAAGATTCTCTATTCAATGTTCAATGATCGAATTCGAATTTTCCCCATAAGAGCCATAGGCTATTTCTATATCAGTAGGATAATATTCTataaatatagctggtcaaacaagtttgtcagtagcaaaaggcgcgaaattcctATTTTTCTCTGGGACTATTATCCCAGATAACCCTTAgcgccaaattttttttttcgtgcgtgaatcgcggcacGAAGCcccgattcgcgcacgagtgtggagggggcttgacGAAAATGACTTGACAGACTATGCACGTTATGCATATCCCATTTAAAAAGTGCATTTATTGTCTATGTATCGTGCTAAAGGTGATCCTTCACTGACAATTTTTACCGGTTTTTAACCCAGAAATAACCGGTAATCCTTGTTCTCTCTGCTCGTCActatttaaaaagtaaaaattaaaaatggcgGGAGATGCGAGCCTGCGAGAGAATACTTTTTACGGAAACGggacttaaataaaaaataaataaataaataaaaagcttttatttcaGGCAGTACCCATATACAAATTGCGTAATACAattaatcgcatgtaattaagtttttaaattacACTTTTCGTAAATCTAAGTAAGTCTTATTTAAGTTTGTAATGTGTAAAGATAGTTAACGTTTAAATTAATGTGATTATGATACCAATTCTCTGTTCTATTATAAAGAGACTTAAATGACTGTATAACAAACATTTAATTCTCAGGTGGAAGTCCGAATCCGTGGCTCAGAAGACGACGGTCTGGCCGGTCTCGCCGGACAAACCGGCGTGGTCCGCGGTCTGTCCGGGGCTATGTGCGCGGTCTACTTGCCCAGGGAAGACCGCGTTGTCAACGTGCCCGGGGCTTTGTTAGAGCCAGTTGTACCCGCATCTGGAGAAAGAGTCAAGGTAGGCCGACATGCTAATACCACCACTTAGAAAATTCCATCTCATCGCATCTTTATGAAAAAGGGAAATAATTTTGACCCTTTATTTTACCAAACCACAAAGTTAGTCAAAATATTGTATGTACCTTATTGCCTTTATTCTCCAACAAGCCTCCAATACCAACAAGCAATCTAGATGTCAACTTTATCTAGGGCTATCACATAGGCGTagcttataatattatgtaatatcCCAGGTGGTGGCCGGCGAAGAGCGCGAAGCCGTCGGGCAGCTCATCAGTATCGAGAACCAGGAGGGCGTGGTCAAGTTCGGCACCGACGACATCAAGATCATGCAGCTACGCCATCTCTGCAAGATGAGCACCGCgtaaacaccctgtataacttCAGAGTAACATCCTGTATAATTTTCTGCTGAGAACCTAAATAAAAGCCTtgtctccatatcgcgcggcaaaccatcgaacaatggctcgcgcggcagccgcgcgcaatgcaTACCGGGCTAGCCAACTCGATGGCTCGATTATTAACATACAGCATGTAATATAAATCGACAAAATGATAGAATGCAGCCTGTATATTCCAGCGACTAGAGAAATACGATTGATAAGACAATTGACAACAATATGATTATTTCAAGGGTAAAGcccctttgaacgccacgcaATGCGCGAACGTTGATTAGATATTTGCctgtagccgcgcgcgtcagttgacgtctttctCAAAAGGGTAATGGGTCAccttataattaaatatgcCGAGGACGTAGCACTGGTATTAAGACGCCCTGTATTCTATGTGGACTAGACTATTGCAGACATTGAATATGCTTTTGAGCATCCTTCATACTCTCTTGTAAGAAAATCCATTTTGTTTAGCGCAGTCTAATTTTGTTACTTACAAAGGGTATCCCGCTATAGAAAATGCTTGATTATGTGTAAGcacttttttatgaaataagtgattatatttatttcatttccaTTGTTCTTCTCATCTTTAGTTAATCTATTGATAGACCGTATTCCAATGGggaatattatatttttgttgaCGTCAAATCATTTTACACATATTTTACAAACATACTTCTCGAACCAAGACGGCATTCGTCACAAGGTAATcatctatacagggtgttatTTCAAACACGTATCTTGCGAGGTCAATATACAGGTCATACCGAGTAccttttactataggaccaatCCCGAaaccgcaaaaaaaaaattgtttcatacatttcgtcTGCAGATGTTGATGTGTTATATGAGccaatttttcatttatttcggGATGGTCCCATAACAAAAGTTGCTCAGTCAGTGCTTAGTATGAAGTTTTAGCCAAGAGTTGAAAAACACCcgtatacttacatacatagagTAACGTACCGGGAATTGTCGAGACCAAATTAAAGTTTGACAAAGACCTTCCATAGTCAGATTATAATTTATCATCGAGGGAGAAGACATCGTTATTGTTCTAAGCTTAAACTTCCGTGTAGAAGTTGTGAAAttaagatgttatttatttactgaatAAATAATACAGCATCAAACTTTGTTTTAATTCAAGGCAACCTttctgttacctaatattagtAATATTCCTAATATATCTCAGCATTTACTATGAATGTAAGTACCAACATATGTTTATTGGGTCAGTTTTATCATGGATCACGAGTTACTTACAAATACCTAAAAGGGTGAAATAAAAcagaaaataatgattttattaacatttattGTTTTCAATTGTATTTTAAGAATTTCAAATAAAATGCAGTCACATAAACTGAGCAATAACTTGCTAATACCATTTTGTTATTCAAAACGATTACATACATCGAAAAATATGATGCTACCTATTATAGTAACAATCATGTTCACATTAAATACATCGATGGAATATGCGTACAGCTAGGTAACATATACCTACTCTATGCACGGGTATAGGTACATTGATTTTTAAATTCCATTATACGAAATACCAAACTGGGGTGAGTAAATGCTCAGCAAAATGCGCCCGGAAATAAAATGCATAATAGCCATGATAAATATAAAACTAAGTAACAATTTTAAGGGCGGACGCCCACGATCCTAAATCATAAAACGATTTGGCTAAAATAACGCAACTGAGCTACCCTAATGCATTACATGCTATATCCCGAACTAATCGAAACTATTATtgcaaaattattattaaagttcAACAGCAGCAAAACATCCCCGCCCCTAATATAACAATTAACTTACTCTAAAGAATTTCAGTATTTATTACGAGTCGATTCGGAGCGCGGTCCAATCATGTTCTTACACTCACTCATTCAGCGTCCTCGAGACGCTAACCAACTGTAGTTTTTATCAAAATTGGTCGTGGCAATTATACAattgggttaacaaattatttcttgttgttattctgtcccatctgTAAAGCAGACGGCCCAAAGGGGCTATACTTATCTAccaaacaagaccgaagtgatcccataagagcaccgcgATCAAAGTTTTGTAAGGTGCTCTAAAAatgtgtaaataattaaaatgccTTAGGATTTAAAGAGTGACACACCGTAACCATAGCAGGTAGTGACATGAAAAAGTTTATTTATCCAATAAATTCGGTTATATAATTGCCACGAACCCATAACTTAAATGTTAGACCGAACTCCAAACAGTCACACACACTCAACATGATTCAGATCTGCATATGACATGAGGGtcttaaatatacataaatctCATGAAATCTCTGAACATGGTTGCGATGTACTATACAATATATCGAGACCATTCACACATGTTGCATTGCTACCGTTAAAACTATTTCGACATAAATATGTACAACACTTatatcaaaattattataatttataatatagaaACTTAGAGCCGAAGGAAGATTCCTGCGAATGTTTGTTACAGTTTGGTGCTGTGGGTTCAAATGCGTGATTTCTATTTTAGAACGAAATCGCATCGTTAGTAAATCTATGTCTATATGAGGACCAAATTGACATAAAAATGACTTTTACTGGAAAATATCTATAACTATCAAAGAAATAGCTAATATAAAAAGTCCCCGAGTATAAATAGTATTTACTACGGTGCTATTTCGTTCTTTACACACTGTATTTggcataaaatatttaaaacgtttacatATCTAAAAAAGATTATGTGATGTGCACGATATACAAATAATTCTATAAAAAATGAGGCCTAGTCGGTCCGCTAAGCTacctattattttcataaataatttacaaaatacaaaactaCATTGAAGAAATCTGTACATTTCCTAACGGTCCCGAGGACCGTTTACCACGCGAGTAATTTAACGGTCCcgattgaaataaataaatacaacagCGGTCGCCTCACAGAGGCGCTTCTCATAtcctttataatatttattataacatCTATGTACAGAAATCGCCGACTATGGGCACGGCACGAAACCTTGCGGGTACGGGTACTGATGTCTACGATAGGCAAGCTTCGTTTAAATAACTCTGTAAAATTGGTATTTTAAATGTGCTTGAGTTTACCTAACACTGGAATGGTTACTGTCATATCATAATATATTACAGTGAAATTATTTTAACATCATATATTTGACAGTTACAAATTGACCCTTATATGTATGACTTTAAGGCTATCAGTTAAACGGCAGATCTTAGCGTCATATCTATAAGGGTGAATTCATAACAGTCAAATATGTGATGTTAGAATAGTCTCACCTGTAGATGTTTCGGTTCAGGTTTACGGTATTTTGACGCTGTAAGCTCATGGTTATGACAAGAGAATACATAAGGCCCTCTATCGTTCATAAAATAGCCATCAACAATAGAATCAGTATGGTAAAACTATTAGATTTCATGAAACAAGCCATTTTTGCCTAATAGATATCAGTAGCGATACATTTGTTATGACCTAGAAGTTGTTAAATTATGGTTTCGAATTGCCAAGACAACGCGGACCTGCCGACGCGTGGCTACACTTGTAGAATTTCCGGTACTGCAGAAAATTACCGGTAATCTTTCGGTACCGGTACATTAATTAGTTTGACACGAAACTAGTTTTTACAAGCAAATCATATACTCACATGTCATTATTACAATATTTCATATTGAAATGTGAGCAGATGACCCGATTCAATATCTAAGTATCCTACAGCTACGTCTAG is drawn from Cydia fagiglandana chromosome 4, ilCydFagi1.1, whole genome shotgun sequence and contains these coding sequences:
- the LOC134664037 gene encoding transcription elongation factor SPT5, translating into MSDSEGSNYSGSGSEAGSVVSNRSRRSAASNRSARSRSVSRSRSRSGSRTPSRSPSRSRSCSRSPSRSRSRSRSRSRSAGSGGSRNRDNEAKEASGDEEVEDEEEPEGEDLVDSEEYDEDEEEARHRKKRKKDSRYGGFIIDEAEVDDEVEEDDEWEEGAQEMGIVGNEVDEMGPTAREIEGRRRGTNLWDTQKAEKIEEYFRNKYADESVALRHFGEGGEEMSDEITQQTLLPGIKDPNLWMVKCRIGEEKATVLLLMRKFIAYQFSEEPFQIKSVVAPEGVKGYIYIEAYKQTHVKALINNVGTLRMGIWKQDMVPIKEMTDVLRVVKEQSGLKSKQWVRLKRGLYKDDIAQVDYVDLAQNQVHLKLLPRIDYTRLRGALRTVQSESEAAKRKKKKRPAAKPFDPEAIRAIGGEVTSDGDFLLFEGNRYSRKGFLYKNFTMSAILAEGVKPTLMELERFEEQPEGIDIELAAPAKDDPTSLHSFSMGDNVEVCSGDLANLQARIIAIDGSMITVMPKHDALKDPLVFKPNELRKYFKQGDHVKVLAGRYEGDTGLIVRVEPHRVVLVSDLTMHELEVLPRDLQLCSDMATGVDSLGQFQWGDMVQLDPQTVGVIVRLEKENFHVLGMQGKVIECKPQALQKRRENRFTKALDSEQNTIQKKDIVKVIDGPHAGRNGEIKHLYRNFAFLQSRMYLDNGGIFVCKTRHLQLAGGNKNPSATNQLSLGFMSPRIQSPMHPSGRGGATPRGRGRGAGRGGGVTRDRELIGQTIKITGGPYKGNVGIVKDATGSTARVELHSACQTISVDRSHIANVGAPSKDGSSSFYSRTPGRTPTAAGAATPTYRDTGLKTPMHGSQTPIYDVGNRTPHYGSATPSHDGSRTPAHGAWDPAAAATPARTDFDYGLDESPASYPAPYAAGPFTPQTPGTMYGSDHSYSPYQPSPSPAGYAAGYLGTPSPAGYSPRSPFAGEAAGDWHTTEVEVRIRGSEDDGLAGLAGQTGVVRGLSGAMCAVYLPREDRVVNVPGALLEPVVPASGERVKVVAGEEREAVGQLISIENQEGVVKFGTDDIKIMQLRHLCKMSTA